Proteins encoded together in one Drosophila willistoni isolate 14030-0811.24 chromosome XR unlocalized genomic scaffold, UCI_dwil_1.1 Seg105, whole genome shotgun sequence window:
- the LOC6646056 gene encoding hippocampus abundant transcript 1 protein isoform X1 — MRKRQQINDDEADKDSRDENRFQLDDETETEIERERETDLNDMKSDAKHIIRQSDQDQDSGEQTETQSTHSSSSTPTTADVADVETVSSLPLSPIPAAPVTSTTPATSTSSYVVRPGHLLKRFAPSLRTNKKSNCKSSSGGDHLANLDNVPTVSCRSAIRPTLMNVANASLLLPPPTLASTSITQTSCYAATAHPSAAFAETALASTVAASSGSSCSGSRPCGGGGGGAGGGALSGGTSSSTHRRTHSAASYISMRSQGGVSETPVPQRNRFFEWLRVACNICCCKSSGIGEPSVHHALVVIFLEFFAWGLLTMPIISTLNQTFPDHTFLMNGLVMGIKGILSFLSAPLIGALSDIWGRKFFLLVTVFFTCLPIPLMSINTWWFFAMISISGAFAVTFSVVFAYVADVTTPEERSKAYGLASATFAASLVISPALGNALMDMYGGTLVVALSTAIALLDVFFILVAVPESLSEKVRPASWGAPISWEQADPFLALRKVGTDKTVLMLCLTVLLSYLPEAGEYSCMFVYLKLKMGFNYMEVSVFIAIVGILSITVQVTLGSFMKVFGAKRTIIVGLALEIVQLLWYGFGSQKWMMWSAGVVAALGSITYPAISAFVSLYAAPESQGAVQGMITGMRGLCNGLGPAVFGVIFYLFNVDLNDDTYAKSSGNRATNVEKISQHIPGPPFVFGALCVFCAIIVSLFIPEGQQTNLEKKRASLDVQYEIETGHKAPSSLAPLIRSDSLAQL; from the exons ATGCGCAAACGGCAACAAATAAACGATGATGAGGCAGACAAGGACAGCAGAGACGAGAACAGATTTCAATTGGATGATGAGACCGAGACGGAgatagagcgagagagagagacagatcTTAACGACATGAAATCGGATGCAAAGCATATCATCAGACAGTCGGACCAGGATCAGGACTCGGGCGAACAAACAGAGACCCAAAGCACTCATAGCAGTAGCTCAACACCCACAACAGCGGATGTGGCCGATGTGGAGACAGTCAGCTCATTGCCTCTTTCACCGATACCCGCAGCGCCAGTTACATCAACAACACCCGCAACATCCACTTCATCATATGTAGTACGTCCTGGACATCTATTGAAACGTTTTGCGCCATCGCTGAGGACCAATAAGAAGAGCAACTGTAAGAGCAGCAGCGGTGGCGATCACTTAGCCAATCTGGATAATGTTCCAACGGTAAGCTGTCGTTCAGCTATCAGGCCGACTCTCATGAATGTCGCTAACGCTTCCCTGCTTCTTCCTCCTCCCACGCTGGCATCAACCTCGATTACGCAGACATCGTGCTATGCGGCAACAGCCCATCCAAGTGCCGCTTTTGCCGAAACGGCCCTGGCATCAACAGTTGCAGCATCATCTGGTTCGAGTTGCTCTGGCTCTAGACCAtgcggcggtggtggtggtggtgctggtggtggagCACTCTCCGGCGGCACTAGTAGCAGCACACATCGACGCACTCATTCGGCTGCTTCGTATATCTCCATGCGATCACAGGGAGGTGTCTCGGAGACGCCTGTGCCGCAACGGAATCGTTTCTTTGAATGGCTGCGCGTTGCATGCAACATATGCTGCTGCAAG AGTTCTGGTATTGGCGAGCCAAGTGTTCATCATGCGCTGGTTGTGATATTTCTAGAGTTCTTTGCCTGGGGTCTTTTAACAATGCCCATTATATCG ACATTAAACCAAACCTTTCCAGATCATACATTTCTAATGAATGGCCTGGTAATGGGCATTAAGGGCATATTGTCATTCCTGTCGGCGCCATTAATTGGCGCCCTCTCTGATATCTGGGGTCGCAAATTTTTCCTATTAGTCACAGTATTCTTTACCTGCCTACCCATACCGTTGATGTCCATCAATACGTGGTGGTTCTTTGCCATGATCTCAATAAGCGGGGCATTTGCCGTTACATTTTCGGTGGTCTTTGCCTATGTAGCCGATGTCACCACACCGGAGGAGCGTTCAAAGGCCTATGGCCTGGCATCGGCAACATTTGCCGCCAGTCTTGTCATTTCACCCGCCCTGGGTAATGCCTTGATGGACATGTATGGTGGCACACTTGTGGTCGCCTTATCAACAGCCATCGCCTTGCTGGATGTGTTCTTTATTCTAGTCGCTGTGCCGGAAAGTTTATCCGAGAAAGTACGTCCCGCATCATGGGGTGCACCAATTAGCTGGGAGCAGGCTGATCCATTTTTG GCTTTGCGTAAAGTGGGCACAGATAAGACCGTCTTGATGCTATGTTTAACCGTATTGCTATCATATTTACCTGAAGCTGGCGAATATTCTTGCATGTTTGTCTATCTGAAGCTTAAAATGGGTTTCAATTATATGGAAGTATCTGTATTTATTGCCATTGTTGGTATACTCAGCATTACGGTTCAAGTGACGCTAGGTTCCTTTATGAA AGTATTTGGAGCCAAACGTACAATTATTGTGGGCCTGGCTCTGGAAATTGTTCAGCTGTTGTGGTATGGCTTCGGTAGTCAAAAGTG GATGATGTGGTCAGCTGGTGTAGTGGCTGCTTTAGGCTCTATTACCTATCCAGCAATCAGTGCTTTCGTATCACTATATGCTGCTCCCGAAAGTCAAG gtgcTGTTCAGGGCATGATCACGGGCATGCGTGGCTTATGCAATGGCCTTGGTCCGGCAGTATTTGGCGTTATCTTTTATCTATTCAATGTGGATCTTAATGATGATACCTATGCCAAGAGTAGCGGCAATCGGGCAACGAATGTTGAGAAAATCTCTCAACATATACCCGGTCCGCCCTTTGTATTTGGTGCCCTGTGTGTGTTCTGCGCAATTATTGTGTCATTATTTATACCAGAGGGACAGCAAACGAATTTGGAGAAGAAAA GAGCCTCACTCGATGTACAGTATGAGATTGAAACTGGTCACAAGGCGCCGAGTTCGTTGGCACCACTGATACGATCCGATTCATTGGCCCAGCTGTAG
- the LOC6646056 gene encoding hippocampus abundant transcript 1 protein isoform X2 yields the protein MRKRQQINDDEADKDSRDENRFQLDDETETEIERERETDLNDMKSDAKHIIRQSDQDQDSGEQTETQSTHSSSSTPTTADVADVETVSSLPLSPIPAAPVTSTTPATSTSSYVVRPGHLLKRFAPSLRTNKKSNCKSSSGGDHLANLDNVPTTSCYAATAHPSAAFAETALASTVAASSGSSCSGSRPCGGGGGGAGGGALSGGTSSSTHRRTHSAASYISMRSQGGVSETPVPQRNRFFEWLRVACNICCCKSSGIGEPSVHHALVVIFLEFFAWGLLTMPIISTLNQTFPDHTFLMNGLVMGIKGILSFLSAPLIGALSDIWGRKFFLLVTVFFTCLPIPLMSINTWWFFAMISISGAFAVTFSVVFAYVADVTTPEERSKAYGLASATFAASLVISPALGNALMDMYGGTLVVALSTAIALLDVFFILVAVPESLSEKVRPASWGAPISWEQADPFLALRKVGTDKTVLMLCLTVLLSYLPEAGEYSCMFVYLKLKMGFNYMEVSVFIAIVGILSITVQVTLGSFMKVFGAKRTIIVGLALEIVQLLWYGFGSQKWMMWSAGVVAALGSITYPAISAFVSLYAAPESQGAVQGMITGMRGLCNGLGPAVFGVIFYLFNVDLNDDTYAKSSGNRATNVEKISQHIPGPPFVFGALCVFCAIIVSLFIPEGQQTNLEKKRASLDVQYEIETGHKAPSSLAPLIRSDSLAQL from the exons ATGCGCAAACGGCAACAAATAAACGATGATGAGGCAGACAAGGACAGCAGAGACGAGAACAGATTTCAATTGGATGATGAGACCGAGACGGAgatagagcgagagagagagacagatcTTAACGACATGAAATCGGATGCAAAGCATATCATCAGACAGTCGGACCAGGATCAGGACTCGGGCGAACAAACAGAGACCCAAAGCACTCATAGCAGTAGCTCAACACCCACAACAGCGGATGTGGCCGATGTGGAGACAGTCAGCTCATTGCCTCTTTCACCGATACCCGCAGCGCCAGTTACATCAACAACACCCGCAACATCCACTTCATCATATGTAGTACGTCCTGGACATCTATTGAAACGTTTTGCGCCATCGCTGAGGACCAATAAGAAGAGCAACTGTAAGAGCAGCAGCGGTGGCGATCACTTAGCCAATCTGGATAATGTTCCAACG ACATCGTGCTATGCGGCAACAGCCCATCCAAGTGCCGCTTTTGCCGAAACGGCCCTGGCATCAACAGTTGCAGCATCATCTGGTTCGAGTTGCTCTGGCTCTAGACCAtgcggcggtggtggtggtggtgctggtggtggagCACTCTCCGGCGGCACTAGTAGCAGCACACATCGACGCACTCATTCGGCTGCTTCGTATATCTCCATGCGATCACAGGGAGGTGTCTCGGAGACGCCTGTGCCGCAACGGAATCGTTTCTTTGAATGGCTGCGCGTTGCATGCAACATATGCTGCTGCAAG AGTTCTGGTATTGGCGAGCCAAGTGTTCATCATGCGCTGGTTGTGATATTTCTAGAGTTCTTTGCCTGGGGTCTTTTAACAATGCCCATTATATCG ACATTAAACCAAACCTTTCCAGATCATACATTTCTAATGAATGGCCTGGTAATGGGCATTAAGGGCATATTGTCATTCCTGTCGGCGCCATTAATTGGCGCCCTCTCTGATATCTGGGGTCGCAAATTTTTCCTATTAGTCACAGTATTCTTTACCTGCCTACCCATACCGTTGATGTCCATCAATACGTGGTGGTTCTTTGCCATGATCTCAATAAGCGGGGCATTTGCCGTTACATTTTCGGTGGTCTTTGCCTATGTAGCCGATGTCACCACACCGGAGGAGCGTTCAAAGGCCTATGGCCTGGCATCGGCAACATTTGCCGCCAGTCTTGTCATTTCACCCGCCCTGGGTAATGCCTTGATGGACATGTATGGTGGCACACTTGTGGTCGCCTTATCAACAGCCATCGCCTTGCTGGATGTGTTCTTTATTCTAGTCGCTGTGCCGGAAAGTTTATCCGAGAAAGTACGTCCCGCATCATGGGGTGCACCAATTAGCTGGGAGCAGGCTGATCCATTTTTG GCTTTGCGTAAAGTGGGCACAGATAAGACCGTCTTGATGCTATGTTTAACCGTATTGCTATCATATTTACCTGAAGCTGGCGAATATTCTTGCATGTTTGTCTATCTGAAGCTTAAAATGGGTTTCAATTATATGGAAGTATCTGTATTTATTGCCATTGTTGGTATACTCAGCATTACGGTTCAAGTGACGCTAGGTTCCTTTATGAA AGTATTTGGAGCCAAACGTACAATTATTGTGGGCCTGGCTCTGGAAATTGTTCAGCTGTTGTGGTATGGCTTCGGTAGTCAAAAGTG GATGATGTGGTCAGCTGGTGTAGTGGCTGCTTTAGGCTCTATTACCTATCCAGCAATCAGTGCTTTCGTATCACTATATGCTGCTCCCGAAAGTCAAG gtgcTGTTCAGGGCATGATCACGGGCATGCGTGGCTTATGCAATGGCCTTGGTCCGGCAGTATTTGGCGTTATCTTTTATCTATTCAATGTGGATCTTAATGATGATACCTATGCCAAGAGTAGCGGCAATCGGGCAACGAATGTTGAGAAAATCTCTCAACATATACCCGGTCCGCCCTTTGTATTTGGTGCCCTGTGTGTGTTCTGCGCAATTATTGTGTCATTATTTATACCAGAGGGACAGCAAACGAATTTGGAGAAGAAAA GAGCCTCACTCGATGTACAGTATGAGATTGAAACTGGTCACAAGGCGCCGAGTTCGTTGGCACCACTGATACGATCCGATTCATTGGCCCAGCTGTAG
- the LOC6646056 gene encoding hippocampus abundant transcript 1 protein isoform X3: protein MPKIYVKKPLAGLVIRNRAHKKSSIFTSSGIGEPSVHHALVVIFLEFFAWGLLTMPIISTLNQTFPDHTFLMNGLVMGIKGILSFLSAPLIGALSDIWGRKFFLLVTVFFTCLPIPLMSINTWWFFAMISISGAFAVTFSVVFAYVADVTTPEERSKAYGLASATFAASLVISPALGNALMDMYGGTLVVALSTAIALLDVFFILVAVPESLSEKVRPASWGAPISWEQADPFLALRKVGTDKTVLMLCLTVLLSYLPEAGEYSCMFVYLKLKMGFNYMEVSVFIAIVGILSITVQVTLGSFMKVFGAKRTIIVGLALEIVQLLWYGFGSQKWMMWSAGVVAALGSITYPAISAFVSLYAAPESQGAVQGMITGMRGLCNGLGPAVFGVIFYLFNVDLNDDTYAKSSGNRATNVEKISQHIPGPPFVFGALCVFCAIIVSLFIPEGQQTNLEKKRASLDVQYEIETGHKAPSSLAPLIRSDSLAQL from the exons AGTTCTGGTATTGGCGAGCCAAGTGTTCATCATGCGCTGGTTGTGATATTTCTAGAGTTCTTTGCCTGGGGTCTTTTAACAATGCCCATTATATCG ACATTAAACCAAACCTTTCCAGATCATACATTTCTAATGAATGGCCTGGTAATGGGCATTAAGGGCATATTGTCATTCCTGTCGGCGCCATTAATTGGCGCCCTCTCTGATATCTGGGGTCGCAAATTTTTCCTATTAGTCACAGTATTCTTTACCTGCCTACCCATACCGTTGATGTCCATCAATACGTGGTGGTTCTTTGCCATGATCTCAATAAGCGGGGCATTTGCCGTTACATTTTCGGTGGTCTTTGCCTATGTAGCCGATGTCACCACACCGGAGGAGCGTTCAAAGGCCTATGGCCTGGCATCGGCAACATTTGCCGCCAGTCTTGTCATTTCACCCGCCCTGGGTAATGCCTTGATGGACATGTATGGTGGCACACTTGTGGTCGCCTTATCAACAGCCATCGCCTTGCTGGATGTGTTCTTTATTCTAGTCGCTGTGCCGGAAAGTTTATCCGAGAAAGTACGTCCCGCATCATGGGGTGCACCAATTAGCTGGGAGCAGGCTGATCCATTTTTG GCTTTGCGTAAAGTGGGCACAGATAAGACCGTCTTGATGCTATGTTTAACCGTATTGCTATCATATTTACCTGAAGCTGGCGAATATTCTTGCATGTTTGTCTATCTGAAGCTTAAAATGGGTTTCAATTATATGGAAGTATCTGTATTTATTGCCATTGTTGGTATACTCAGCATTACGGTTCAAGTGACGCTAGGTTCCTTTATGAA AGTATTTGGAGCCAAACGTACAATTATTGTGGGCCTGGCTCTGGAAATTGTTCAGCTGTTGTGGTATGGCTTCGGTAGTCAAAAGTG GATGATGTGGTCAGCTGGTGTAGTGGCTGCTTTAGGCTCTATTACCTATCCAGCAATCAGTGCTTTCGTATCACTATATGCTGCTCCCGAAAGTCAAG gtgcTGTTCAGGGCATGATCACGGGCATGCGTGGCTTATGCAATGGCCTTGGTCCGGCAGTATTTGGCGTTATCTTTTATCTATTCAATGTGGATCTTAATGATGATACCTATGCCAAGAGTAGCGGCAATCGGGCAACGAATGTTGAGAAAATCTCTCAACATATACCCGGTCCGCCCTTTGTATTTGGTGCCCTGTGTGTGTTCTGCGCAATTATTGTGTCATTATTTATACCAGAGGGACAGCAAACGAATTTGGAGAAGAAAA GAGCCTCACTCGATGTACAGTATGAGATTGAAACTGGTCACAAGGCGCCGAGTTCGTTGGCACCACTGATACGATCCGATTCATTGGCCCAGCTGTAG
- the LOC6646057 gene encoding mitochondrial import receptor subunit TOM22 homolog: MDSDPEIEFIEKDSGMSSLGGSKDETPERRTAGPGTVATTSNDDAQNEGENYDDEPDESFGERVLALSEMFPETIRNAAGSVTGATVKSISALYTFTCNASWIFFTTSVILFAPVIFETERAQMEELQKSQQKQVLLGPGSAMAQTGSPSLPLIR; encoded by the exons ATGGACTCTGATCCTGAAATTGAGTTCATTGAAAAGGATAGTGGGATGTCGTCATTAGGTGGGAGCAAGGATGAGACGCCCGAGCGTCGGACAGCAGGCCCCGGCACAGTGGCCACT ACATCCAACGATGATGCTCAGAACGAGGGTGAGAATTATGATGAT GAACCCGATGAGTCTTTTGGTGAGCGTGTCTTGGCATTGAGTGAAATGTTCCCCGAAACCATACGCAATGCTGCCGGATCAGTCACAGGCGCCACTGTAAAGAGCATAAGCGCCCTTTACACATTCACATGCAATGCCTCCTGGATATTCTTCACCACCTCCGTCATTTTGTTTGCGCCCGTTATCTTTGAAACCGAACGCGCTCAAATGGAGGAGTTGCAGAAATCGCAGCAGAAGCAAGTGCTCCTCGGGCCCGGCAGTGCTATGGCCCAGACTGGATCGCCCAGTTTACCATTGATTCgttaa
- the LOC6646058 gene encoding anaphase-promoting complex subunit 5, with product MNLFEELDTLDPGSKQIPPRIETPTPHKIAVLLLLKQYVTVKESWIESGISLRPQRRRMFCMLMLKLIQEADMTYNELHNLITSKRYKLDPLMLESFEKAMSELCGSGSIEALFYFTDMGNIGELLNEEYGVSQFSMMGVYVRRVGVVMERLSFAEMMGMYRNICAYYERGIRALAIGPRKLVAGGVLHRQNEETPAPEIEGGDPSKTGAKAKEKLLRTLDRNPLSKWAPKQAKFFINQQSELLEINECQALPPIQLQQKVHEIIHDLPLATMPYFLGYMNQLRVRDYFNALAALHRALDRSPVRLMSQEKGYQYFCVNLAILHATFGHKDEALAALRESIMLAQEHGDKRSLNLANTWYCLLRDELPLKFVQRGVLEATESESSLLQNYTLALHFAVKLGTVSGYQPLRLFDLLHHSDNMTNRNNFTEHASEALSLRSTVWCAYGKHQLAALYAQLLLISKDRNKSGSAGLGSAMATYALWLQLQGEPRMSRVLLHWARERFPRIPSAECWMISQSHVIIQSGIYRCRWHDALKACDQLYLLDPWDSILQRSAIYVAKREFFNARRLLDKLNRKPKLPFLLRIRVQVLLAYCSLADGRFSSETVTLLLRVSEDMAASQMDYELALVDMLLAQLLLLLDMPQKAYQAIKRSMDDIHINGGLYERAKTDFVFVRCLMAITPNNIESRKNQLVKCLDILERCAQSFKKLSAHAKVLDVYVFLAQRFNEFGERLLRNKYAGEFRRYFMVHPIPREYLGSP from the exons ATGAATCTATTCGAAGAGCTTGACACATTGGATCCCGGTTCCAAGCAAATACCGCCACGAATCGAGACACCCACGCCACATAAGATAGCAGTACTTCTGTTACTTAAACAGTATGTAACG GTTAAAGAATCCTGGATTGAGTCAGGCATTAGCCTGCGTCCACAGAGGCGACGGATGTTTTGCATGCTGATGCTTAAGCTTATCCAGGAGGCGGATATGACCTACAATGAGCTTCACAATTTGATCACATCGAAGCGCTACAAGTTGGACCCATTGATGCTGGAATCATTTGAGAAAGCCATGTCCGAGCTATGCGGCTCGGGAAGCATTGAGGCATTGTTCTACTTCACAGATATGGGAAATATCGGTGAACTGCTGAATGAGGAATACGGTGTCAGCCAATTCAGTATGATGGGCGTCTATGTGCGGAGAGTGGGCGTGGTAATGGAGCGACTAAGTTTTGCAGAAATGATGGGCATGTATAGGAACATATGTGCATACTATGAGCGTGGAATTAGAGCTTTGGCTATAGGACCACGGAAATTAGTGGCCGGCGGCGTCCTACACAGGCAAAATGAAGAGACACCTGCCCCAGAAATAGAAGGAGGAGATCCATCGAAAACGGGGGCCAAGGCAAAGGAAAAACTTCTTAGGACACTCGACCGTAATCCTTTAAGTAAATGGGCTCCCAAACAGGCAAAGTTCTTCATTAATCAACAATCCGAGCTGCTTGAGATAAATGAATGTCAGGCCCTGCCGCCCATACAGCTGCAACAGAAGGTGCATGAGATTATCCACGATTTGCCACTGGCCACCATGCCCTATTTTCTAGGATATATGAATCAACTGCGTGTGCGAGACTATTTCAATGCTCTGGCCGCCCTGCATCGTGCCCTGGACAGGAGTCCTGTTAGACTTATGAGCCAAGAGAAGGGATATCAATATTTCTGTGTAAATCTGGCCATACTCCATGCCACCTTCGGGCATAAGGACGAAGCGCTGGCTGCCCTGCGCGAAAGCATTATGCTTGCCCAAGAACATGGCGATAAGCGTAGTCTGAACTTGGCCAATACTTGGTATTGCCTgctcagggatgagttgcctTTGAAATTTGTTCAGCGTGGTGTGCTAGAAGCCACTGAATCCGAAAGCTCCCTGCTCCAAAATTACACATTAGCCTTGCATTTTGCCGTGAAACTGGGAACAGTATCCGGGTATCAGCCATTGAGACTGTTCGATCTGTTACATCATAGCGACAATATGACAAATCGCAACAATTTCACCGAGCACGCTTCGGAGGCTTTGTCCCTAAGGAGTACCGTTTGGTGTGCATATGGCAAGCATCAGTTGGCCGCTCTCTATGCCCAGCTCTTGCTAATATCCAAGGACAGGAATAAGAGTGGATCAGCCGGTCTGGGCAGTGCTATGGCTACCTATGCTCTGTGGCTGCAGCTGCAAGGAGAGCCTCGTATGTCCCGTGTCTTGTTGCATTGGGCACGTGAACGCTTTCCGCGTATACCCAGTGCCGAGTGTTGGATGATTAGCCAATCGCATGTCATCATCCAATCAGGCATATATCGCTGCCGTTGGCATGATGCCCTGAAGGCCTGCGATCAACTCTACCTACTCGATCCGTGGGATTCGATTCTTCAGCGTTCGGCAATCTATGTGGCCAAGCGGGAGTTCTTTAATGCCCGGCGCCTGCTCGACAAACTGAATCGCAAGCCAAAGCTGCCTTTTCTGCTCAGGATAAGAGTTCAAGTATTACTGGCCTATTGCAGTCTCGCCGATGGCAGATTCTCCAGCGAAACAGTCACTCTGCTGCTACGCGTCTCGGAAGACATGGCCGCCTCACAGATGGACTACGAACTAGCTCTGGTTGATATGCTTTTGGCTCAGCTTCTCCTTCTTTTGGATATGCCGCAAAAGGCATATCAAGCCATCAAGCGGAGCATGGATGACATTCACATCAATGGTGGACTCTACGAGCGAGCGAAAACGGACTTCGTTTTCGTACGTTGTCTAATGGCCATCACCCCCAACAACATTGAGTCGCGTAAGAACCAACTGGTCAAGTGCCTGGATATATTGGAGAGATGTGCACAATCCTTTAAGAAATTGTCCGCCCATGCCAAAGTGTTGGATGTGTATGTCTTTCTGGCACAGCGATTCAATGAGTTTGGCGAACGTCTCCTCAGAAATAAATATGCTGGAGAGTTTCGACGTTATTTTATGGTTCATCCCATACCACGAGAGTATTTGGGCAGCCCATAG
- the LOC6646147 gene encoding uncharacterized protein LOC6646147 encodes MAEHGCMDPGTSERDRLQHLMDQSPLGNELDTILDFYTAPRVKIAECIHDMRILVQEKMGSLLEVTPFGSIVTGLSLKYSDVDLYMQWDGKKRKSRTVLYNQINGFLRTATLFGDVVAIRSARVPIIRCKHMTTGLSTDINVSNPKSIYNSRFVTELISRDLRLKQLNLFLKIWAKKSKINGPACMTSYCLCVLIVYYLQQRGLLPSIKNLQSTRLPSNVWGVNYAYDLKNVPEISNDVNSFDLIRGFFKFYSTLDFESILISPYLGRALNRTLAFLGPHAFPDYYAQMDAIERFTGTRPERFQMQRTLCIQDPFELDHNVAKGVSKANLIYIQQCFTLAAEACDNAKNFVNTTMLYDYLLFGLLEKLEQNKLAKYTKLCLLDIPKHSHVLLPSTNDIKVLTRNVQMKILSNDKSIYAHWLTCQIETIKDVLSEIYELQMKVLHVSQKKEFPYYYMWQIGTTLDTWKDRNFNHVPGKSFYEHQRAQTDEFSSSRRSVKADMKGYFIMKAKQDMRELRLEVRSLPGDTITMTRNGNLIKLFKSLKNFLTHYSFAEKLSIWQILQPPMQDDDAYESSDMEKQSI; translated from the exons ATGGCGGAACACGGATGCATGGATCCAGGTACTTCCGAACGCGATCGATTGCAACATTTAATGGATCAATCGCCCCTTGGCAATGAATTGGACACAATCTTGGATTTCTATACTGCCCCACGGGTAAAGATAGCTGAGTGCATTCATGATATGCGTATACTAGTGCAAGAAAAGATGGGAAGTTTGCTGGAAGTAACACCATTTGGTTCCATAGTGACGGGGCTATCCCTGAAAT ATAGCGACGTTGACCTGTACATGCAGTGGGATGGCAAAAAACGTAAATCGCGAACGGTTCTATACAATCAAATCAACGGTTTTCTACGCACCGCCACGTTATTTGGCGACGTCGTTGCCATTCGGAGTGCTCGGGTGCCCATTATCCGCTGTAAACACATGACGACTGGCCTCAGCACTGACATTAATGTATCGAATCCGAAAAGCATTTACAATTCCCGTTTTGTGACTGAACTTATTAGCAGAGACCTGCGACTCAAGCAGTTGAATTTGTTCCTTAAAATTTGGGCCAAGAAATCGAAAATTAATGGCCCCGCTTGCATGACTAGCTATTGCCTATGCGTTCTGATTGTGTACTATCTGCAACAGCGCGGCTTGTTGCCCTCCATCAAGAATTTACAGTCGACACGGTTACCCTCAAATGTGTGGGGCGTTAATTATGCTTACGACTTGAAGAATGTTCCAGAGATTTCCAATGATGTAAATAGCTTTGATTTAATTCGTGGCTTTTTCAAATTCTACAGCACTTTGGATTTTGAGAGCATTTTGATATCGCCATATTTGGGACGTGCTTTAAATCGAACGCTAGCCTTTCTGGGACCACACGCATTTCCCGATTATTACGCTCAAATGGACGCCATTGAACGGTTTACAGGGACACGACCAGAGAGATTTCAAATGCAACGCACCTTGTGTATTCAGGATCCTTTCGAGTTGGATCATAATGTGGCTAAAGGCGTATCGAAAGCGAATTTAATCTACATTCAGCAATGCTTCACATTGGCTGCTGAAGCCTGTGATAATGCGAAAAACTTTGTAAATACCACAATGCTGTACGATTATCTGTTATTTGGGTTGCTCGAGAAACTGGAGCAAAATAAGCTGGCCAAGTACACGAAGTTGTGTTTGCTAGATATACCAAAGCATTCACATGTCTTACTGCCATCCACAAATGATATCAAAGTGCTGACCCGAAATGTACAAATGAAGATTTTGAGTAACGACAAGAGTATCTATGCGCATTGGTTAACTTGTCAAATAGAAACCATTAAGGATGTTCTCTCCGAAATCTATGAATTACAAATGAAAGTACTTCATGTCAGCCAAAAGAAGGAGTTCCCCTACTACTATATGTGGCAAATAGGCACTACTTTGGACACTTGGAAGGATCGTAATTTCAACCATGTACCAGGAAAATCATTTTATGAACATCAACGCGCACAAACGGACGAATTTTCAAGCAGCCGCCGCTCAGTTAAAGCCGATATGAAAGGTTATTTCATAATGAAAGCCAAACAGGATATGAGAGAGTTGCGTTTAGAAGTGCGCTCCTTGCCGGGCGATACGATAACAATGACCAGAAATGGCAATCtcataaaattgtttaaatctCTAAAGAATTTTCTCACCCACTACAGCTTTGCCGAAAAACTCTCAATTTGGCAAATCCTTCAGCCGCCAATGCAGGATGACGATGCGTATGAATCTTCAGACATGGAAAAACAATCTATTTAA